Proteins from one Longimicrobiaceae bacterium genomic window:
- a CDS encoding tetratricopeptide repeat protein produces the protein MTATPAQIRAWSEEVARDPNTLAFFPLAEAYRREGRRDAALRLCLRGLERHPTHVEGHYLLGRLYREGGASVKAFDEWDMALSLDPEHAGARREIGLVCAERGEWGSALRHL, from the coding sequence GTGACCGCCACCCCCGCGCAGATCCGCGCCTGGAGCGAGGAGGTCGCCCGCGACCCGAACACGCTCGCCTTCTTCCCGCTGGCGGAGGCGTACCGCCGCGAGGGGCGCCGCGACGCCGCCCTCCGGCTCTGCCTCCGCGGGCTGGAGCGCCACCCCACCCACGTGGAGGGGCACTACCTCCTGGGTCGTCTGTACCGGGAGGGCGGGGCGTCGGTCAAGGCGTTCGACGAGTGGGACATGGCGCTCAGCCTGGACCCGGAGCACGCGGGCGCCCGCCGCGAGATCGGCCTCGTCTGCGCCGAGCGCGGCGAGTGGGGGAGCGCGCTCCGCCACCT